In the genome of Phlebotomus papatasi isolate M1 chromosome 2, Ppap_2.1, whole genome shotgun sequence, one region contains:
- the LOC129802011 gene encoding uncharacterized protein LOC129802011 → MHYPEADIKWGAPQEPFMRPQIPDSYARGQMQQQQSWLPDRYGGKMSANSMDWPQQSVDQGPVLQQPPAILAPAAPQIPQSPQLTATQVELQQQRPDWPIVPLMPVQPPKNHPEESPKQPVRTEPKSKTVDDSEEAPGSEYQDESDDDVEMRTTTAAPRKKNRKHKKPKEGPKEKTTKVTDVDKPLHEQLKMIHNDLEMEFVDHDGEAERPGGAVLSLTLGIIVMAALAILVGCRMRVVGRRIRRGGKSQYAHDADFLVNGMYL, encoded by the coding sequence ATGCATTATCCGGAGGCGGATATCAAATGGGGAGCACCTCAGGAGCCTTTTATGAGGCCTCAAATTCCCGATTCCTATGCAAGAGGACAAATGCAACAGCAGCAATCCTGGCTCCCAGATCGATATGGAGGGAAAATGTCTGCAAATTCAATGGACTGGCCACAGCAATCTGTGGATCAGGGACCTGTTCTTCAACAGCCACCTGCAATTTTGGCACCAGCAGCACCCCAAATTCCCCAATCGCCCCAACTGACAGCCACTCAAGTGGAGCTCCAGCAGCAGCGTCCAGATTGGCCAATTGTGCCACTAATGCCGGTACAACCGCCCAAAAATCACCCAGAAGAGAGTCCAAAGCAACCAGTGAGGACAGAACCAAAAAGCAAGACAGTGGATGATAGCGAAGAGGCCCCTGGCAGTGAATATCAAGATGAGTCAGACGATGATGTGGAAATGAGAACAACAACAGCAGCCCCAAGAAAGAAGAATAGAAAGCATAAAAAGCCAAAAGAAGGCCCCAAAGAGAAGACAACCAAGGTCACAGATGTCGATAAACCACTCCATGAGCAACTCAAAATGATTCACAATGATTTGGAGATGGAATTTGTGGATCACGATGGTGAAGCCGAACGTCCGGGTGGTGCAGTCCTGTCCCTCACATTGGGCATCATCGTTATGGCAGCCCTTGCTATCCTTGTGGGCTGCAGGATGCGCGTTGTTGGCCGAAGAATTCGACGCGGTGGAAAGAGTCAATATGCCCATGATGCTGATTTCCTCGTAAATGGCATGTAtctctaa